From Micromonospora auratinigra:
CCGAGCAGGCCGAGGCAGAGCAGCTGCACCGCGCCGAGGAAGAGGATCGCCAGGTAGAGCGAGGGCCAGCCGGTGACCGTGCCGCCGCCGGCCCAGGCCAGCACGGCGACCACCACCAGCACCCCGCACACCGCCACGCCGGCCAGGCCCAGCCAGGTGGCCACCCGCAGCGGGGCGGCCGAGAAGGCGGTGACGCTCTCGGCGGCCAGCCCGGCCATCCGGGACAGCGGGTACTTGGTCCGCCCGGCGGCCCGCTCCTGCCGCTGGTACGCCACCTCGCCGCCGGGGAAGCCGAGCCAGGGCACCACCAGCCGCAGCACCGGACCGCGCTCGGGCAGCTCCCGCAGCGCCTCCACCACGGCCCGGCTGAGCAGCCGGAAGTCGCCGGCCTGGGCGGGCACCTGCTCGCCGACCAGCCGCCGCACCAGGCGGTAGTAGCCGGCCGCGGTCCACCGCTTGAACCGGGTGTCCCGGTGGCGGTCGGCCCGGACGCCGTAGACCACGTCCAGCCCGTCGGCGCGGGCCCGACGGAGCAGCTCGACGATCACCTCGGGCGGGTCCTGGAGGTCGGCGTCGATGCTGACCACGTACCCGCCCCGGGCGCGGAGCAGCCCGGCGAGCAGGGCGGCCTGGTGCCCGCTGTTGCGGCGCAGCCGCAGCACCCGCAGCTCGGGCCAGCCGGCCCGCAGGCCGGTCAGCGCCGCCGCGGTGCCGTCGGTGCTGCCGTCGTCGACGGCCACCACCTCGTACGCCTCGCCGAGGGCGTCCAGCACGCCGCGCAGCCGCTCGGCGAAGAGCGGCAGGACGGCCAGCTCGTTGAAGATCGGCACCACCACGGAGAGCGCCGGCTGTGCTGCGGTCACGGCCCTCGACCCTCCGGTTGCGTACGGCGGCGGACGGGCCGACGCTACCAGCCGGCCCGCCGCCGACCGGGCCGGTCGACGGCGTAAGCCCCGGTCAGGGCCCCGACGTCGACCGCCTAGGTGCCGCAGGTGGTGGCGGGCAGCCCGGCGACCTTCACCGGGGACCGCCCGGTCGGCCGGTTCTTGCCGGCGAGCACCCCGGCCAGCCCGGTCATCGACGCCCGGCTGGACGAGTACGTCGCCAGCAGCGTCGGTGACTTCGCGCCGGCCAGCACGTACGGGGTGTCCATCGCCACCGTCACCGCCGCGTCGGCGCGCAGGTCCTTCGTCCCGTCGCCGTACCCGACGAGGTGCACCACCGTCCCGCCGCTGGGCACCACCTTCACCCCGGCGGCGCTGAGCGCCTCGGTCAACGCGGCCCGGGTACGGTCCCGGCCGGCCGAGGAGCTGACCGTGACCGGCCCGGAGACCGGCGCGCCGCACCGGCCGCGCAGCATGGTGACGGCGGCGGCGGCGAGCGCGTCGGCCGCCTGGCGGTGCTCGGCGGAGCCCAGCGTGGACATCGCCGGGGCGGCCCGGTCGGCCAGGGTGAACTTCATGGTCAGGATGCGGGTGACCGCGTCGACCAGCCGGGCCCGGGGCAGCGAGCCGTCCTTCAGGGCGGCGCGCAGCCCGTCGTACGCCTGGCCCACGTTCGGGGTCATCAGGATGAGGTCGTTGCCGGCGTTCAGCGCGCGGACCGCGGCCTCCCCCGGCGACCAGCGCTTGGCCGGCGGCATGTTCATCCCGTCGGTGACCACCACGCCCTTGAAGCCGAGCTGGCCGCGGAGCACGTCGGTGAGCAGTTTGTGGGAGAAGGTGGCCGGGGTGCCCGGGTCGACGGCCTTGACGTCGAGGTGGGCGGACATCACCGCCAGCGCGCCGGCGTCGATGCCGGCCCGGAACGGCGGGAACGCGGTGCGGTCCAGCACGGCCCGGGACTGGGCGATGACGGGCACGTCCTTGTGCGAGTCGGTGGCGCTCAGCCCGTGTCCGGGGAAGTGCTTGACGCTGGCCGCCACCCCCTCCGCCTGGAGCCCGCGTACCGCGCCGGCGACCTGGGTGGAGGCGGTGGCCGGGTCGGCGCCGAAGGAGCGGGAACCGATCACCGTGCTGCGGGTGGCGAGCACGTCGGCGACCGGGGCGAAGTCCATGTTGATCCCCATGGCGGCCAGTTCGGCGCCGGCGGCCCGCCAGGCGGCCTCGGTCAGCTTCGGGTCGCCGGCCGCGCCGGCCGCGAGCGGGCTGGGCAGCTGGGTGACCCCGTCGGTGATCCGGGTGACCACCCCGTACTCCTGGTCGGTGCCGATCAGGAAGGGGGCCGCACCGGCGGGCAGCTTGCCGGCCGCGGCCCGCAGGCCGGTGGTGAGGTCGTGCACCTGCTTCGGGTTGTCGACGTTGGTGGTCTCCTGGTTACCCGAGGTGGGGTCGTCGGCGCTGAAGCCGACCAGGATCACCCCGCCCAGGCGGTACTTCGCCACCATCTCGGCGGGGGTGTCGACGCCGGCCAGGGCCCGGTTGCCGGCGGCGGAGCCCGACGAGACCCTGGTGGCCGAACTGCCGTACGCGTACGGCATCAGCACCTGGCCCACCAGGTCCTCGTCGGAGAGCGTGCCGACCAGCGCCGCCGCCCGGGCGGCCGGGTCCGCGCTCGGTGACGGGGCGGCCGAGGGCGGCTCGGACGGGCTGGCCGGCGGGCTCGGACGCGGCCGGTCGGGCTCGCCGGTGCAGCCGGAGACGAGCAGCGCGGTCAGTGCGGCGAGCGCGACGCAGGCGCGTCGCGGGGAAATCGACACGGGGCCCACCGTATCGGGGCAACTCGGTTGATCGTCAGCCCACCCGGGTGAGCAGTGTCACGGGCGCGCCGTCGCCGGCGTGCCGGTACGGCTCCAGTTCGGCGTCCCAGGCGGTGCCGAGCGCCTTGTCCAGCGCGTGCGCGAGCGCCTCCGGGGCGCGGGCGGCGGCCATCAGACTGCGCAGCCGGTCCTCACCCAACTGGATGTCGCCGGCCGCGCCGACCGTGGCCCGGAACAGACCCCGGCCCGGCACGTACATGAAGCGTTCGCCGTCGACGCCCGGACTCGGTTCCTCGGTCACCTCGAAACGGATCATGGGCCACTGCCGGAGGGCAGCAGCCAGCTCGGCGCCCGTCCCCGGGCTGCCGGTCCACCCGCACTCGGCGCGCCGGGCGCCGGGGTCGACGGGCTGCCCCGTCCAGTGCAGGTTGACCGGCGCGGCGAGGACGCGCGCGATCGCCCACTCGACGTGCGAGCACACGGCGAGCGGGGTCGAGTGGACGTATACGACGCCACGCGTTGGCACGGTGACCTCCCGGAGAGCGAGGTGCGTCTTCCCCTACGACCTCGTCCGACCCGAGTGGCCCGTGCAACACATGATGACCCGCGTGACGGATGGTGCGCCAGCGAATCGGAAAATTCGCCGTCGACCGCGGCGGGAAATAGCCGGGCGGCTGACCTGGTTGTGCTCCCTGACGGCGCGACGACCAGCCAGGCGTCGAGGTCGTGTACAGTTCTCTGGGCGGTTCTGTGCCGCCGCACATCTTCGCGGGCCGAGGCTCATCCGGGCGTCACCCGCAACAGCCCCCGGACGATCACAGTCCTCCCGTACGTCTGCAAGGAGTACCTCCGTGGCGAGCAACACCTCTAAGACCGCGCGCGCGTCAGTCCGGGCCGGCCAGGCTGGCCAGGGTGGCGCCCTCAGCGTGCTGGGCGAGTTCAAGTACCTCATCCCGCTCAACGGCGGCAAGCACGCCTACGTGCGCAACCTGACCAACGGCAAGACCGCGCACCTGCGCACCGACTCCGAGGCCTTCGTCGAGGAGATCCGGGTGCTGGCCGCCGCCGGTCACGCGGCCAAGATCCGCGCCGAGCTCAACGGTCTGGCCGCCGCCCACCCCGACCACGGCTGGGACGCCACCGAGAAGCGTCTCGTCGAGGCCGGTGTGTTCGAGGGCTGAGCCCCGCACGCAGCGACACCCCAGAACCGCCCGCCGGGACCCCCGGCGGGCGGTTCTGTCCGTTCACAGCAGGGCGACCTCACCGGTGGCCAGGTCGTAGAGGGCGCCGACGACGGCCACCTCGCCGGTCGCCACCGGCCCGGCGAGCAGGTCGTCGGCCCGCAGGGTGGCGACCGTCCGGTGCACGTGCCGCCGGATCGCGAGCGGGTGCGCCTGCGGGTCGTGCACGCCGACCTCGGTGACCGCCGGGGTGATCCGGTCCACCACGTATCCCAGCGCACCGTCCGGCCGCCGCCCGGTGCGCAGCGCCTCCACCGCCGAGCCGACCGCCCCGCAGCGCTCGTGGCCGAGCACCATCACCAGCGGCACGCCGAGCTGCCCCACCACGTACTCGATCGAGCCGCAGACCGCCCGGTCCAGGACGTGCGCGCCGGTGCGGATCACGCAGATCGAGCCGAACGTCTGGTCGAAGATCGCCTCCAGCGGCACCCGGGAGTCGATGCAGCCCAGCACGACCGCGTACGGCTGCTGGTCGCCGGAGGCCACCGCCGCGGCGGCGGTCACGTCGTGCCCGTGCACCGGCTGCCCGCTGACGAAGCGCCGGTTGCCGGAGAGCAGCTCGGCCAGGGCGGCCCGGGGCGTCCGGGCGAAGGTCGGCGGCATGTCCTACAGCCTGGTCAGCGATCCGACCTCACGGAGCCGGGTTGGGAATCTTCTCACCACCCCGGTTGGCGTGCTCTCATGTCGGGTACGCCGGTTGTTACCGCCGGGTTACGCCGGTGCGAGGAACCGGTACGGCCCGGGGAGGTCGCCATGACGCAGCGGTCGGAGGTACGGCTGCCCGACGGGGTACGCCTGCACGTCGAGGTCACCGGCCCGGCCGACGCCGAGCTCACCGCCGTGCTGCTGCACGGCTGGACGTTGGACGGGCGCAGCTGGCACCACCAGCGCGACGAGCTGCGCCGGCGGTACGGCGAGCGGGTCCGGGTGGTCAGCTACGACGCCCGGGGTCACGGCCGGTCCAGCTGCATGGAGCTGCGTACCGCCACCCTGGCCCAGCTCGGGGACGACCTGGCCGGCGTGCTGGACGCGATCGTCCCGTCCGGGCGGGTCGTGCTGGTCGGGCACTCGATGGGCGGAATGACGGTGATGGAGTACGCCCACCGCCACCCCGCGCACTTCGCCGCCCGGACCGCCGGGCTGGTCTTCGTGTCGACCACCGCCGAGGGGCACACCCACACCGCGTACGGGCTCTCCCCCCGGATCACCCGGCTGATCCGGCTCGCCGAGACCACCGGCGCCGGGGTGCTGGCCCGGTGCGGCTCCTGGCGTCCCCCGCACGCCCTGCTGCGGGCGTTGCGCCCGAGCATCCGGTGGATGCTCTTCGGCGACCGCTGCGACCCGGCGGACATCCGCCTGGTCACCTCGGCGGTGGCGCACGCCTCGCTGCGCTCGATCGGCGGGTTCCGCGCCTCGATCGGGGCCCAGCACCGGCTGGACACCCTGGCCGCGCTCGGTGACCTGCCGGCCGCCGCGCTGGTCGGCGACCGGGACCGGCTCACCCCGCCGCCCTGCGCCGAGTCGATCGCCGCCGCGCTGCCGACCACCGAGCTGACCGTCTGCCCCGGCGCCGGGCACATGCTGATGATGGAACGCCCCGAGCAGGTCAACGCCGCGCTCGCCGCGGTCCTCGACCGGGCGCTGGCCACCGCTCCGCGCCGCCGGCGCCGCTCCCCGGCGACGGCCCGCCCGGCCGCCGCCTGACCATCCGCTTCCCGACTCCCGGCTCGCCCCGGGTTCCGGCTCGGCTCGGGTCCCGGCCCGGCCCACCGCCATGCCCGCCGCGGCCCTGCGGGCGCGGGCGGCACCTCGGTCGCGGGCACCGGACCGGCCGCCGATCGACGCCGAGGGCCGGACCCGCCACCAGAACCCAGGGACAACGGGTGGGAAGGGCCGGATAACGGGCAACCGGCGCGGGGCGGGTCCGGCCACCGGCATGGCCCTGACAGGGGACTGGACGAGGGCCCGTACCCTCATTCAGCCCGTCGTGCCCGCCACGTGACCCTCAGGAGCCCCCGCGTTGAGCGACCAGACCACCCTGGAACGGGAGATCGCCGCCGAACAGCGGCATCTCGATCGGGTGTACGCCCGGCTGGCGGAGCTGCGCCGGGCGGCCGCCGAGGCCGAGCGGGAGGGCTACCGGCTGGCCCGGGTCGGCAACTTCGGCGCGCTGGTGGAGCGGGACGCGATGGTCTTCCACGCGGCCCAGCGGCGGTACGTGCTCGACGCCGAGCACGAGGGGCTGGTGTTCGGCCGGCTCGACCTGCGCACCGGGCAGGTGCTGCACGTGGGCCGGCTCGGGGTGCGCGGCGAGCACGCGGAGACGCTGGTGGTGGACTGGCGGGCGCCCGCCGCCGCGGCGTTCTACCAGGCCACCCCGGCCGAGCCGATGGGCGTGGTACGCCGGCGCACGATCCAGTCGGCGGCGGAGAAGGTCACCCGGATCGAGGACGACCTGCTGGACCCGGAGTCGGCGCCGGCGGACCTGGCGGTGGTCGGCGACGGCGCGCTGCTGGCCACCCTGTCCCGGGCCACCGGGCGGGGCATGCGCGACATCGTCGCCACCATCCAGCGGGAGCAGGACGAGGCGATCCGCTCCCCCGGCAACGGCGTCACGATCGTCTCCGGCGGCCCGGGCACCGGCAAGACGGCGGTGGCCCTGCACCGGGCCGCGTACCTGCTCTACGCCGACCGGGCCCGGTACGCGGGCGGCGGCATCCTGGTGGTCGGGCCCTCCGGGGTGTTCGTCGAGTACATCGCCTCGGTGCTGCCCTCGCTCGGCGAGGAGACCGCCACCCTGCACTCGCTCGGCTCGCTCTTCCCGGGCCTGTCCGCGACCCGCACCGACCCGCCGGGGGTGGCGGCCGTGAAGGGCTCGCTGCGGATGCGCCGGGTGCTGGAGCGCGCGGTCCGCGACGCGGTGCCGGACGCCCCGACCGAGCTGCGCCTGCTCTACCGGGGCGAGCTGCTCCGGCTGACCCGGGCCGAGCTCGACGCGATCCGGGACCGGGCGCTGCCCCGGGGAGCCCGCCGCAACGAGGTGCGCCGGGCCGGCTTCGACGCCGTCCTCGCCGCCCTGTACGCGCAGGCCCGGACGCTGCGGGTCGGTCGGCTGCCGGCGCAGCCCGCCTTCGAGGACGAGATCATCGAGCGGCCCGAGTTCCGGGAGTTCCTGAAGGCGTGGTGGCCCCGGCTGCACCCCCGGCACGTGCTCGGCTGGCTGGCCCGTCCCGAGCGGCTGCGCCGGTACGCCGGTGGGGTGCTCTCCGGCGCGGAGATCCGGTTGTTGGGTGAGGCCTGGCGGAGCCTGGACACCGACGGGTTGACCATCGCCGACATCGCGCTCCTGGACGAGCTGGACGCGCTGCTCGGCAAGCCGGTGCGGCGGGCGAAGCCGAAGCGCGACCCGTTCCAGCTCGCCGGGGGCGTCCGCGAGCTGAGCACCGCGGCGGACCGGCAGCGGGCCGCCCGGGCCGCGGCCCGGGAGCGACCGGAGGACTACCGCGACTACGCCCACGTGGTGGTCGACGAGTCACAGGACGTCTCGCCGATGCAGTGGCGCATGATCGGCCGGCGGGGCCGGCTGGCCTCCTGGACGGTGGTCGGCGACCCGGCGCAGACCGCCTGGACGGGCGAGGAGGAGGAACTCACCCGGGCCCGGGACCAGGCGCTGGGACGCCGCCGCCGGTACCGCTACGAGCTGTCCACCAACTACCGCAACTCGGCGGAGATCTTCGCGGTGGCGGCGGCGGAGATCCGGCGGCTCTACCCGGACCTGGCCCTGCCCACCGCGGTCCGCTCCACCGGGGTGCAGCCGGTCGAGCGGACCGTCCCGGCGGACGAGCTGCCCGGGGCCACCGTGGCGGCGGCGCGGGACCTGCTGGCCCAGGTCGAGGGGACGGTCGGTGTGATCACCCCGGTGCCCCGCCGGGACGAGGTGGCCGGCTGGCTCGCCGGCCTCGGCGGCTCCCGGCTCCAGGTGGTCACCAGCCTCCAGGCCAAGGGCATGGAGTACGACGG
This genomic window contains:
- a CDS encoding glycosyltransferase family 2 protein, whose product is MTAAQPALSVVVPIFNELAVLPLFAERLRGVLDALGEAYEVVAVDDGSTDGTAAALTGLRAGWPELRVLRLRRNSGHQAALLAGLLRARGGYVVSIDADLQDPPEVIVELLRRARADGLDVVYGVRADRHRDTRFKRWTAAGYYRLVRRLVGEQVPAQAGDFRLLSRAVVEALRELPERGPVLRLVVPWLGFPGGEVAYQRQERAAGRTKYPLSRMAGLAAESVTAFSAAPLRVATWLGLAGVAVCGVLVVVAVLAWAGGGTVTGWPSLYLAILFLGAVQLLCLGLLGEYVARIYTAVQGRPAYAVAGDSADGEPVRPGGTELADSLR
- a CDS encoding glycoside hydrolase family 3 protein, producing the protein MGPVSISPRRACVALAALTALLVSGCTGEPDRPRPSPPASPSEPPSAAPSPSADPAARAAALVGTLSDEDLVGQVLMPYAYGSSATRVSSGSAAGNRALAGVDTPAEMVAKYRLGGVILVGFSADDPTSGNQETTNVDNPKQVHDLTTGLRAAAGKLPAGAAPFLIGTDQEYGVVTRITDGVTQLPSPLAAGAAGDPKLTEAAWRAAGAELAAMGINMDFAPVADVLATRSTVIGSRSFGADPATASTQVAGAVRGLQAEGVAASVKHFPGHGLSATDSHKDVPVIAQSRAVLDRTAFPPFRAGIDAGALAVMSAHLDVKAVDPGTPATFSHKLLTDVLRGQLGFKGVVVTDGMNMPPAKRWSPGEAAVRALNAGNDLILMTPNVGQAYDGLRAALKDGSLPRARLVDAVTRILTMKFTLADRAAPAMSTLGSAEHRQAADALAAAAVTMLRGRCGAPVSGPVTVSSSAGRDRTRAALTEALSAAGVKVVPSGGTVVHLVGYGDGTKDLRADAAVTVAMDTPYVLAGAKSPTLLATYSSSRASMTGLAGVLAGKNRPTGRSPVKVAGLPATTCGT
- a CDS encoding DUF3145 domain-containing protein, with the protein product MPTRGVVYVHSTPLAVCSHVEWAIARVLAAPVNLHWTGQPVDPGARRAECGWTGSPGTGAELAAALRQWPMIRFEVTEEPSPGVDGERFMYVPGRGLFRATVGAAGDIQLGEDRLRSLMAAARAPEALAHALDKALGTAWDAELEPYRHAGDGAPVTLLTRVG
- a CDS encoding carbonic anhydrase, encoding MPPTFARTPRAALAELLSGNRRFVSGQPVHGHDVTAAAAVASGDQQPYAVVLGCIDSRVPLEAIFDQTFGSICVIRTGAHVLDRAVCGSIEYVVGQLGVPLVMVLGHERCGAVGSAVEALRTGRRPDGALGYVVDRITPAVTEVGVHDPQAHPLAIRRHVHRTVATLRADDLLAGPVATGEVAVVGALYDLATGEVALL
- a CDS encoding alpha/beta fold hydrolase — translated: MTQRSEVRLPDGVRLHVEVTGPADAELTAVLLHGWTLDGRSWHHQRDELRRRYGERVRVVSYDARGHGRSSCMELRTATLAQLGDDLAGVLDAIVPSGRVVLVGHSMGGMTVMEYAHRHPAHFAARTAGLVFVSTTAEGHTHTAYGLSPRITRLIRLAETTGAGVLARCGSWRPPHALLRALRPSIRWMLFGDRCDPADIRLVTSAVAHASLRSIGGFRASIGAQHRLDTLAALGDLPAAALVGDRDRLTPPPCAESIAAALPTTELTVCPGAGHMLMMERPEQVNAALAAVLDRALATAPRRRRRSPATARPAAA
- a CDS encoding HelD family protein, whose amino-acid sequence is MSDQTTLEREIAAEQRHLDRVYARLAELRRAAAEAEREGYRLARVGNFGALVERDAMVFHAAQRRYVLDAEHEGLVFGRLDLRTGQVLHVGRLGVRGEHAETLVVDWRAPAAAAFYQATPAEPMGVVRRRTIQSAAEKVTRIEDDLLDPESAPADLAVVGDGALLATLSRATGRGMRDIVATIQREQDEAIRSPGNGVTIVSGGPGTGKTAVALHRAAYLLYADRARYAGGGILVVGPSGVFVEYIASVLPSLGEETATLHSLGSLFPGLSATRTDPPGVAAVKGSLRMRRVLERAVRDAVPDAPTELRLLYRGELLRLTRAELDAIRDRALPRGARRNEVRRAGFDAVLAALYAQARTLRVGRLPAQPAFEDEIIERPEFREFLKAWWPRLHPRHVLGWLARPERLRRYAGGVLSGAEIRLLGEAWRSLDTDGLTIADIALLDELDALLGKPVRRAKPKRDPFQLAGGVRELSTAADRQRAARAAARERPEDYRDYAHVVVDESQDVSPMQWRMIGRRGRLASWTVVGDPAQTAWTGEEEELTRARDQALGRRRRYRYELSTNYRNSAEIFAVAAAEIRRLYPDLALPTAVRSTGVQPVERTVPADELPGATVAAARDLLAQVEGTVGVITPVPRRDEVAGWLAGLGGSRLQVVTSLQAKGMEYDGVVLVAPAEIRAEPGAGVRTLYVALSRATQRLTTLDVQLHT